A genomic stretch from Phocoena phocoena chromosome 9, mPhoPho1.1, whole genome shotgun sequence includes:
- the LOC136128300 gene encoding thymosin beta-10-like, which yields MAGKQDMGEITSFNKAKLKKTEAQEKNTLLTKEITEQEKQAD from the coding sequence ATGGCAGGTAAGCAGGACATGGGGGAAATCACCAGCTTCAATAAGGCCAAGCTGAAGAAGACGGAGGCACAGGAGAAGAACACCCTGCTGACCAAAGAGATCACAGAGCAGGAGAAGCAAGCGGATTGA